One genomic region from Rosa rugosa chromosome 1, drRosRugo1.1, whole genome shotgun sequence encodes:
- the LOC133724884 gene encoding protein LIGHT-DEPENDENT SHORT HYPOCOTYLS 10 codes for MSLERGKEFSGGEGSSSGYSSPSPTDHHDQQQQPATPSRYESQKRRDWNTFGQYLKNQRPPVPLSQCNYSHVLEFLRYLDQFGKTKVHLQGCMFYGQPEPPAPCTCPLRQAWGSLDALIGRLRAAYEENGGAPESNPFASGAIRVYLREVRECQAKARGIPYKKKKKKSTATTPSSSSSRGGGGGSGNSDRDSSTSSIMHFS; via the coding sequence ATGTCTCTCGAAAGAGGCAAGGAATTCTCAGGAGGAGAAGGATCGTCATCGGGGTACTCGAGTCCGAGTCCCACCGATCATCATGACCAGCAGCAGCAACCAGCGACGCCCAGCAGGTATGAGTCGCAGAAGAGGAGGGACTGGAACACTTTCGGGCAGTATTTGAAGAACCAGAGGCCCCCAGTCCCTCTCTCCCAGTGCAATTACAGCCATGTCCTCGAGTTCCTCAGGTACCTCGACCAGTTCGGGAAGACCAAAGTCCATCTCCAGGGTTGTATGTTTTACGGCCAGCCGGAGCCACCTGCGCCTTGCACCTGTCCTCTCCGGCAGGCCTGGGGAAGCCTGGATGCTCTCATAGGGAGGCTGAGGGCTGCTTATGAGGAGAACGGTGGGGCCCCTGAGAGCAACCCTTTTGCTAGTGGTGCAATCAGGGTTTACTTGAGGGAGGTCAGGGAGTGTCAGGCCAAGGCTCGCGGGATTCcgtacaagaagaagaagaagaagtcgacGGCGACAACTccgagcagcagcagcagcagaggaggaggaggaggatctgGAAATAGTGATCGTgattcttcaacaagttctATCATGCACTTCTCTTGA